The window TTGCCAGCCATAATCTACCGATTCGGGGTCTTGTTTGTATGCTTCGTATAAGGAATTGATGTAGTCTGCGTTGCCGCTATTGATATAATTTAGACGATCCATGTTAAAATGATCTTTAAAACAGTGCAAAAGTAAGCATATACGGTAATATACTTCACAATTAATTGTAAAGAAATTCAGTTAAAAATGATGCAGTTTTAATGGGAATGAGTAGTTTGAAGGGTAAAATATGGTTGCTCAGGATTGAAAAGAGTAAAACTTAATAATGGCCATATCTCTCCTTGTGCTTTCAAATAGAACTGTTAGCGGGTGCGGAACCCTGGCCTCCGCGATTCAGAATCTAAAGTTTTGAAATTTTATGGAGAGCAATTGTTGAACAAATATTATTATTTTTGTTAATATGAATGCAGATTTAAACATCAATGAAATCTTGTTGCAGGTTGAACGACTGGACAAAGAAGATCAGCTAAGTCTTTTAGAAAAGCTTGCATTAATGATTCGTAAATCTGAACGAAAACAAAAGCAGACAAAACTATCTTCACTGTCAGGCATAGGCTCATCTTTATGGAGCAACTTAGACATTGATGAATATGTAGATCAGGAAAGACAGTGGTAGTAAAGCTTAATCGATGAATGATTGATAATTTGCGAGAATTCTTTGTTAAGATATTTTAACTTATTCAATATGCTTTTTTGCAATTGCTGCTATTCGTTCATTGATATCATTGATGATTTTGTCTACCCATTTATCAACAATATAACTAATATCGTTGTCATTCAAAATTTCGTGATATAAATACTTACGCCAAACATCCCGCCTTGTTGTTCCTATCTCATAAAAATAATCGGAAAATAAAATCAAAAACGTTTGAAAAACAGAAAACGTCTCAACTCCAGCTTTTTTAAATCCTTTAAGATTTATAGTTAACCCAACCTGCTGTACATCCCCTTGAATCATCATCATTTCTAAATCAATGGAAGTATTATACTCAAAATCATTATTATTAATTGTGCGACTAATGGAATGATAATCGAATAGAGAATAGATATCCGGGTTTAAAATTATTTCAGCCTGACTTACTATTTGGGGCAAAAGTTCAGTGAAAAGTTTATATATGGCTTGGTTGCTTACCTTTTCACGCAATTCCTCATGATTTAAATTGGATATTAGTGTTTTCATTTTATCGAGTTGCTTCTCATAAGGCTTCTGATTCAGCTTAACAGATTTTTCAAGTTCATTTTCCAGGTCTTCAATACTTGGTAGTTCTGCTTTAATCTCAGTTGGAATTGCATCTGTTAAATTATATTCGGCTATTCCCATTGGCTTATTCATATCTCTGAGAGTATACTCTGCCGTTATTTTATTCTTACTCTTACAAAGAATAATCCCTATCGACGGGTTATCACCGGATGCTTTTTCGTGTTCATCGATTACTGATAAATAGAAATTCATTTTGCCCGCATACTCCGGTTTAAATTCTCCCGTTTTCAGTTCAAGAACAATATAACAGTGTAGCTTTGTGTGATAAAATAATAAATCGAGAAAATATTCACTATCTCCCTTATCAATCTTAAATTGCCTTCCAACAAAAGCAAAACCCTTCCCTAATTCAAGCAAAAATTTCTGTATATCGGCGATCAAAGCGTTTTCTAAATCTCTTTCCTTTGCTTCTTCAGATAAATGAAAAAAGTCGAATTTATAGGGATCTTTAAATAGTTCTTTTGCCAAGTCTCCTTGCAAAAGCGGCAAGGTATGTGTAAAATTGTTTAGTAATTTGCCCTGTCTAATGAAAAGACCAGAATCGATTTGATTTAATAAGACATTGCGACTCCAGTTATTTTCAGCAGTTTTAGCCGCGTAAAAGTTACGTTCTTCATCTGACTTAATGCGGTCATTTAAAATGCAGATATGTCCCCACGGCAATTTTGCAACAGGCTGTTGCAAAATTAGATTATCCACCGCTATACCATTTTGACGCAATAAAGATAATTGAGGCCAATTCACAAAGAAATTACGCATATACCGGAGATTTCGCGGCGATAGTCCTTTTAATTCAGGAAAGTCATCCTTTAAATCGGCAGATATTTGATCAATAATTTTACTACCCCAATCTTTTTGTTTTTCGATATGACAAATAAACTCGCCTATTTCCCAATATATAGCTAAAAGTTGAACGTTCGCAGTTAAAACTATTTTAGTTTGCGCTCGTCTTATCTTATTTTTTAAAGCTATAAGTGTATCCTTGTAACTCTCCGGCAGTACATTCATGAAAATCAACGATATAGACCAAAGTCTAAAAGTAGGCGGTTTTATCTATTCTTTAAGCAAAAAAGACAATATAAAATTACTTTTTCCTCACACCCCTACCAAATCTCCGGCCTCATCTACAGGAGATGACTCCCAGGTAGTCACAAAATCGCTTTTGGTATCCAGTTCTTTTTGCGGGATGGCGGCTATGGTGTACTTGCTTACTTTAGCATCATTTACGCCTGCTATAAACGCCCAGTTGCCCCAGTTACTTGCAGGCGAGTAGTCTATCAATTTTTCTTCAAAATAGGTAGCGCCC is drawn from Mucilaginibacter ginsenosidivorax and contains these coding sequences:
- a CDS encoding PDDEXK nuclease domain-containing protein, whose translation is MNVLPESYKDTLIALKNKIRRAQTKIVLTANVQLLAIYWEIGEFICHIEKQKDWGSKIIDQISADLKDDFPELKGLSPRNLRYMRNFFVNWPQLSLLRQNGIAVDNLILQQPVAKLPWGHICILNDRIKSDEERNFYAAKTAENNWSRNVLLNQIDSGLFIRQGKLLNNFTHTLPLLQGDLAKELFKDPYKFDFFHLSEEAKERDLENALIADIQKFLLELGKGFAFVGRQFKIDKGDSEYFLDLLFYHTKLHCYIVLELKTGEFKPEYAGKMNFYLSVIDEHEKASGDNPSIGIILCKSKNKITAEYTLRDMNKPMGIAEYNLTDAIPTEIKAELPSIEDLENELEKSVKLNQKPYEKQLDKMKTLISNLNHEELREKVSNQAIYKLFTELLPQIVSQAEIILNPDIYSLFDYHSISRTINNNDFEYNTSIDLEMMMIQGDVQQVGLTINLKGFKKAGVETFSVFQTFLILFSDYFYEIGTTRRDVWRKYLYHEILNDNDISYIVDKWVDKIINDINERIAAIAKKHIE